One part of the Helicobacter cetorum MIT 99-5656 genome encodes these proteins:
- the queF gene encoding preQ(1) synthase, with protein MNPHNELNLKSLGTKTPYIFEYNKDLLEAFPNPNPNLEPLITLECKEFTSLCPITAQPDFGTIYIRYIPKDKMVESKSLKLYLFSYRNHGSFHESCINTILLDLVELLEPKYLEVYGDFVSRGGIAIKPFVNYALKEYQDFKEKRLLSIK; from the coding sequence ATGAACCCCCATAATGAACTCAATCTCAAATCCTTAGGCACTAAAACGCCCTATATTTTTGAATACAACAAGGATTTGTTGGAGGCGTTTCCTAACCCAAACCCTAATTTAGAACCTTTGATTACTTTAGAATGCAAGGAATTTACAAGCCTTTGTCCTATCACTGCACAACCAGATTTTGGCACGATATATATCCGCTACATTCCTAAGGATAAAATGGTAGAGAGCAAGTCTTTAAAACTCTATTTATTCAGTTATAGAAATCATGGAAGTTTTCATGAGAGTTGTATCAATACGATTTTGCTTGACTTGGTAGAATTGCTAGAGCCAAAGTATTTGGAAGTGTATGGGGATTTTGTCTCTCGTGGGGGGATTGCGATTAAACCTTTTGTAAATTACGCTCTCAAAGAGTATCAAGATTTTAAAGAAAAACGCCTTTTGAGTATCAAATGA
- a CDS encoding EcoRI family type II restriction endonuclease encodes MAKKNQSQRLSKQHKESQGVTNIFTDEARLHDMGVSSISKLVMQKLENEFKNLSFRHRASITKEEINSVLQGLDDELGKTLFIQSSKIKPDGGIIEVKDDDGNWRVILITEAKHQGKDIENIQKGILVGKYSNQDLMQAGNAIERAYKNIAEMANFMLKELHFPYILFLEGSNFLTQTISVKRPDGRVVTLEYNSGVLNRLDKLTAANYGMPINQNLCKNKFIQYRDRTIMLQATSIYTQGDGQRWDLNKMFEIMLEVARTSLKVLGSSLFNQIIGKNNAKSN; translated from the coding sequence ATGGCTAAGAAAAATCAATCTCAAAGATTAAGCAAGCAGCATAAAGAATCTCAGGGCGTTACGAACATATTTACTGATGAGGCTAGATTGCATGATATGGGTGTGAGTAGCATCTCTAAACTTGTTATGCAAAAACTTGAAAATGAATTTAAGAATTTATCGTTTAGGCACAGAGCAAGTATAACCAAAGAAGAAATCAATTCTGTATTGCAGGGGCTTGATGATGAACTTGGAAAGACTTTGTTTATTCAAAGTTCTAAGATAAAACCTGATGGAGGTATCATTGAGGTTAAAGATGATGATGGAAATTGGAGAGTGATACTAATAACAGAAGCCAAACATCAAGGAAAAGATATAGAAAATATTCAAAAAGGAATATTGGTGGGTAAGTATAGCAATCAAGATTTAATGCAGGCTGGGAATGCTATAGAAAGAGCGTATAAAAATATTGCGGAGATGGCTAATTTTATGCTCAAAGAATTGCATTTTCCTTACATCTTGTTCTTAGAAGGTTCTAATTTTTTAACTCAAACCATATCAGTAAAAAGACCTGATGGGAGGGTGGTAACTCTTGAATATAACTCTGGGGTTCTCAATAGATTAGATAAATTAACGGCAGCTAATTATGGAATGCCTATCAATCAAAATTTATGTAAAAATAAGTTTATTCAATATAGGGATAGAACTATCATGTTGCAAGCCACCTCAATTTACACGCAAGGAGACGGACAAAGATGGGATTTAAATAAAATGTTTGAAATCATGCTTGAAGTAGCTAGAACCTCTCTTAAGGTTTTAGGTAGCTCACTTTTTAATCAAATTATTGGTAAAAATAATGCGAAAAGCAACTAA
- a CDS encoding glycosyltransferase family 8 protein, whose amino-acid sequence MQNKIIPIFMSFDKNYVMGASVSIYSLLTHASRHTSTIDFSLLTPPPILNTTEHSKIFYKIHCLIKGVGLEQQNKLLKTIEPFKEFASLDFIDINSLDSSIESYLNKSCSERYGGLIILCRLLLASIFPHYSKIIAVDVDTVFLGDIASAYFALDNDPTKLLGMVKDTFSHLSFESFCRFIERTCKKFEIDFSHFSKNELERIHQGFNMGFFVAHLDLWRKVGFEKIALEFLKTRGKDLFYPEQCLINMVFFERILELPLNYNCYSDFFNQHYHKNIVMLHFIKYKPWNSISSLNRRLICYEAQACFWLTNLFKTPFKNDFLKERLEMTKDREMQSFKTHIRSQTIKAYLCFRIKTFLRSFLETRY is encoded by the coding sequence ATGCAAAATAAAATTATCCCTATTTTTATGAGTTTTGACAAAAATTATGTGATGGGGGCAAGCGTAAGTATTTACTCTTTGCTAACCCATGCGAGTAGGCACACTAGCACCATAGATTTTAGCCTTTTAACCCCCCCCCCCATTTTAAACACCACCGAACATTCTAAAATTTTTTATAAAATCCATTGTTTGATTAAAGGAGTGGGTTTAGAGCAACAAAACAAGCTCTTAAAAACCATTGAGCCTTTTAAAGAATTTGCTTCATTAGACTTTATAGATATTAATTCATTAGATAGCTCTATAGAAAGCTATCTCAATAAGTCTTGCTCTGAGCGTTATGGCGGGCTTATTATCTTATGCAGACTTTTGCTCGCTTCCATATTCCCCCACTATTCTAAAATCATCGCTGTAGATGTAGACACCGTATTTCTAGGCGATATTGCAAGCGCTTATTTTGCTTTAGATAATGACCCCACTAAATTACTTGGCATGGTTAAGGACACTTTTTCTCATCTTTCTTTTGAATCTTTCTGTCGTTTTATTGAACGCACTTGCAAGAAATTTGAAATTGATTTCTCACATTTTAGTAAAAACGAATTAGAACGCATTCATCAGGGCTTCAACATGGGGTTTTTTGTGGCGCATTTAGACTTATGGCGTAAGGTAGGGTTTGAGAAAATTGCTTTAGAGTTTCTAAAAACTAGGGGGAAAGACCTTTTTTATCCGGAGCAATGCTTGATCAATATGGTGTTTTTTGAACGCATTTTAGAGTTGCCCTTAAACTACAATTGCTATTCTGACTTTTTCAACCAACACTACCACAAAAACATTGTCATGCTTCATTTCATCAAATACAAGCCTTGGAACTCTATAAGTTCTTTAAATAGGCGTTTGATTTGTTATGAAGCACAAGCGTGCTTTTGGCTCACAAACCTTTTTAAGACCCCTTTTAAAAACGATTTTTTAAAAGAACGCCTTGAGATGACTAAAGATAGAGAAATGCAATCTTTTAAAACTCATATAAGGTCTCAAACGATTAAGGCTTACCTTTGCTTTAGAATAAAGACTTTCTTAAGGTCTTTTTTGGAAACTAGGTATTAA
- the rsfS gene encoding ribosome silencing factor produces the protein MNKRIETIMALLDEKKAFDITHIDLSKTPYLVEDVIIATALASKHALSLLDTLKNTLKPLGEVFYQVDESSEEWIIIDLGDLMVHLFTEDCRKKFDLEGFLNTYKSEQAHQNA, from the coding sequence ATGAATAAACGCATAGAAACCATTATGGCTCTACTAGATGAAAAAAAGGCTTTTGATATTACGCATATTGATTTGTCTAAAACCCCCTATCTAGTAGAAGATGTCATTATCGCAACCGCCTTGGCTAGTAAGCATGCCCTTTCTTTACTAGATACCCTTAAAAATACCCTTAAACCCTTAGGCGAAGTCTTTTATCAAGTAGATGAGTCTAGCGAAGAGTGGATTATCATTGATTTGGGGGATTTAATGGTTCATCTTTTTACAGAAGATTGCCGTAAAAAATTTGATTTAGAAGGGTTTTTGAATACCTACAAAAGCGAGCAAGCTCATCAAAACGCCTAA
- the miaA gene encoding tRNA (adenosine(37)-N6)-dimethylallyltransferase MiaA gives MLGASGSGKTALSIELAQKLDAEIFSLDSLSIYKDINIASAKPSLEERKNIKHYALDYLNIDEKNNAQIFKTLLEDAIRVCPKKILLIVGGSSFYLKSILEGLSEIPKPSKEQILKIEQEINALTNPYEFLKSIDPNTAFKIHYNDAYRIHKALEIFYLTHTPPSEYFKKNPKKPFEHAISLFALSINKDTLQNNIKKRTKNMLNLGLIEEIKALYTKYPKDSQPFKAIGVKESILYLEKRLTLGELEEAIFSNTMKLAKRQTTFNKTQFQNLCMGGIEEIKRAILKTSHF, from the coding sequence ATACTAGGAGCTAGTGGGAGCGGAAAGACCGCCCTTTCTATTGAGCTGGCTCAAAAATTAGACGCTGAAATCTTTTCTTTGGATTCTTTGAGTATTTATAAAGATATTAATATTGCGTCCGCCAAACCAAGCCTAGAAGAGCGAAAGAATATCAAGCATTACGCCCTAGATTATCTCAATATTGATGAAAAGAATAACGCCCAAATTTTTAAAACGCTTTTAGAAGATGCTATTAGAGTATGCCCTAAAAAGATTTTACTCATTGTTGGGGGAAGTAGTTTTTATCTCAAATCCATTTTAGAAGGCTTAAGTGAGATACCAAAGCCTAGCAAAGAGCAAATTTTAAAAATAGAGCAAGAAATCAACGCCCTAACTAACCCTTATGAGTTTTTAAAATCCATTGACCCTAACACAGCTTTTAAAATCCACTATAACGACGCTTATCGCATTCATAAGGCTTTAGAAATCTTTTATCTCACGCATACGCCCCCAAGTGAGTATTTTAAAAAAAATCCTAAAAAACCCTTTGAGCATGCCATATCTTTATTTGCTCTTAGCATTAATAAAGACACACTCCAAAATAACATCAAAAAACGCACTAAAAACATGCTTAATCTTGGTCTTATTGAAGAAATCAAAGCCCTTTATACAAAATACCCCAAAGATTCACAGCCTTTTAAAGCCATAGGCGTTAAAGAGAGCATTCTTTATTTAGAAAAACGCCTAACCCTTGGTGAGCTAGAAGAAGCCATTTTTTCTAACACGATGAAATTAGCCAAACGACAAACCACTTTCAATAAAACACAATTTCAAAATCTCTGTATGGGGGGTATTGAAGAAATTAAACGAGCGATTTTAAAGACAAGCCATTTTTAA
- a CDS encoding tetratricopeptide repeat protein has product MGNAISHHSLGNMYIRGQYVEKDLKKAFVYYEKSADLGNAIAHYDVGCAYFKGIGIKQNFKKTFELSLLS; this is encoded by the coding sequence TTGGGCAATGCCATTTCACATCATAGTCTAGGAAATATGTATATTCGTGGACAGTATGTTGAGAAAGATTTAAAAAAGGCTTTTGTGTATTATGAAAAATCTGCTGATTTAGGCAATGCTATCGCACATTATGATGTGGGTTGTGCTTATTTTAAGGGCATAGGCATAAAGCAGAATTTTAAAAAGACCTTTGAATTATCTTTATTATCTTAA
- a CDS encoding adenine-specific methyltransferase EcoRI family protein, translating to MMRKATNQALQKAKRLKSDEFYTQLADIENELQHYKQHFKDKVVFCNCDDARVSNFFKYFFAYFQELGLKKLISACYMEPEISSNSNKISKGFYCEYEGKKDWQTTINGLKFFEGDGDFRSEESVQLLKEADIVVTNPPFSLFREFVAQLTEYNKKFLIIGNINAITYKNIFTLIKNNKAWLGVHLGRGISSFIVPKHYELYGTETKIDGLGNRLISPNNCLWLTNLDYTKRYEILLLTKKYHKNKYDLYDNFDGINVNKTIDIPLDYEGSMGVPITFLHKFNPEQFEIIGFRKGNDGKDLSVNGKCPYFRVLIKHKKNF from the coding sequence ATAATGCGAAAAGCAACTAATCAAGCATTACAAAAAGCTAAACGACTGAAAAGCGATGAATTTTATACGCAATTGGCAGACATAGAAAATGAGTTGCAACATTATAAACAACATTTTAAAGATAAGGTTGTTTTTTGTAATTGCGATGATGCAAGGGTAAGTAATTTTTTCAAATATTTTTTTGCTTATTTTCAAGAACTAGGGCTTAAAAAATTAATTTCTGCTTGTTATATGGAACCAGAAATATCTAGTAATAGCAATAAAATCTCAAAGGGATTTTATTGCGAGTATGAAGGAAAAAAGGACTGGCAAACAACCATTAATGGATTGAAATTTTTTGAAGGAGATGGCGATTTTCGTAGTGAAGAGAGCGTTCAATTACTAAAAGAGGCAGATATTGTAGTAACTAATCCACCTTTTTCACTTTTTAGAGAGTTTGTAGCACAATTAACCGAATATAACAAGAAATTTTTAATTATTGGAAATATCAACGCAATTACCTACAAAAATATTTTTACCCTAATTAAAAATAATAAAGCATGGTTAGGTGTGCATCTTGGTAGGGGAATTTCAAGTTTTATTGTTCCAAAACATTATGAACTTTATGGCACAGAAACTAAAATTGATGGCTTAGGCAATCGTTTAATCTCTCCTAATAATTGTTTATGGCTCACAAATTTAGATTATACAAAAAGATATGAGATATTATTGCTCACAAAGAAATATCATAAAAATAAGTATGATTTATATGATAATTTTGATGGAATTAATGTGAATAAAACTATAGATATACCTTTGGACTATGAGGGCTCTATGGGAGTCCCTATAACTTTTTTGCACAAGTTCAACCCTGAGCAGTTTGAGATTATTGGTTTTAGGAAAGGAAATGATGGTAAGGATTTATCTGTAAATGGTAAATGTCCTTATTTTAGAGTTTTAATTAAGCATAAGAAAAATTTCTAA
- a CDS encoding Panacea domain-containing protein: MKIYSSKAIANEFISLAKYENKQLTQMHIHKLIYFAHAISLVLHKQALVQEEFRAWPFGPVLVDLYREFKDFGKNPIDRYAKGSKGMVEPSDSETLEIIKKVWEEFKEYEGWQLSQFTHVNNSPWKNNFEEGQSNTIPNEEIYEFYKDKVSIDE; the protein is encoded by the coding sequence ATGAAAATATACTCTTCTAAGGCAATTGCCAATGAGTTTATCAGCTTGGCTAAATACGAAAACAAACAACTCACTCAAATGCATATCCACAAACTTATTTACTTTGCACATGCTATCTCTCTTGTTTTACATAAGCAGGCGTTAGTTCAAGAAGAATTTAGGGCGTGGCCATTTGGGCCAGTCCTAGTGGATCTCTACAGAGAATTTAAAGATTTTGGGAAAAATCCAATTGATAGGTATGCAAAAGGTAGCAAAGGAATGGTTGAGCCTAGCGATAGTGAAACACTAGAAATTATCAAAAAAGTATGGGAAGAATTCAAGGAGTACGAAGGATGGCAACTATCACAATTCACTCATGTCAACAACTCTCCTTGGAAAAATAACTTTGAAGAAGGGCAATCTAATACCATTCCTAATGAAGAAATTTATGAGTTCTACAAAGATAAGGTCAGTATAGATGAATAG
- a CDS encoding PD-(D/E)XK nuclease family protein has protein sequence MSDYRTFFNEIKLALKELEIKRARGLHDYNVFSVLMSESDEVRHSKILHSFLDPRGAHYQKDLFLKAFLKVCHLEGFGFDSADTKIVEKEVATNGSRRMDLFLSDGFKHIILENKIYAGDCDNQISDYILGVVKDYQVKDAQDICVLYLAKDKERLPSEYSLGDFALNENRTKLFYKGNNENILKLENLEQGILFKNLCYEKEIKEWIKECLKEVSALKSKAKEVGDLNDFSVIFKQYDKLLDKLYHKEQNMNSELHKIMEVNYKMAKEVAGSFDNFRVEAAMDFFKEVEELLKEKIERESWDKEWEVNVNRNMSDENRMQKRVEHKSGSSEFLLRIAPKGFSSVKYEIRKQCYTFDFGFLKDFMYQAFVGFRKHEALKPVDKEQIEAEFEKSCREDKSMSSTLRSYYADTCHIDFKEGKFVETQFAENSLDGDFIASISNKEAMAQKLCEFILDYFNKHKELAEKLNAHLENIKK, from the coding sequence ATGAGTGATTATAGAACTTTTTTTAATGAAATAAAACTCGCTTTAAAAGAGCTTGAAATAAAAAGAGCCAGGGGTTTGCATGATTATAATGTGTTTAGCGTGCTGATGAGTGAGAGCGATGAAGTAAGGCATTCTAAAATCTTACATTCATTCTTAGACCCTAGGGGAGCACACTATCAAAAAGACTTGTTTTTAAAAGCGTTTTTAAAGGTGTGTCATTTAGAGGGTTTTGGCTTTGATAGTGCGGATACTAAAATTGTTGAAAAAGAAGTTGCTACAAATGGTAGTAGGCGAATGGATTTGTTTTTAAGCGATGGGTTTAAACATATTATTTTAGAAAATAAGATATACGCAGGCGATTGTGATAATCAAATTTCTGATTATATTCTAGGCGTAGTTAAGGACTATCAAGTTAAGGATGCACAAGATATTTGTGTTTTGTATTTGGCTAAAGACAAAGAGCGTTTGCCTAGCGAATACAGCTTAGGCGATTTTGCATTAAATGAGAATAGGACAAAGCTATTTTATAAGGGCAATAATGAAAACATTCTTAAATTAGAAAATTTAGAGCAAGGCATACTTTTTAAAAACCTTTGCTATGAAAAAGAGATAAAAGAATGGATAAAAGAGTGCTTGAAAGAAGTAAGCGCACTCAAATCAAAAGCCAAAGAAGTGGGCGATTTGAATGACTTTAGCGTGATTTTCAAGCAATACGACAAATTATTAGACAAACTTTATCATAAGGAGCAAAACATGAATAGCGAATTACACAAAATAATGGAAGTCAATTACAAAATGGCTAAAGAAGTAGCTGGGAGTTTTGATAATTTTAGAGTTGAAGCAGCTATGGATTTTTTCAAAGAAGTTGAAGAGCTTTTAAAAGAGAAAATTGAAAGAGAGAGCTGGGATAAAGAATGGGAAGTTAATGTTAATCGTAACATGAGCGATGAAAATAGAATGCAAAAGCGTGTTGAACATAAAAGTGGTTCATCGGAATTTTTACTAAGAATAGCTCCTAAGGGTTTTAGTAGTGTTAAATATGAAATAAGAAAGCAATGTTATACATTTGATTTTGGGTTTTTAAAGGACTTTATGTATCAAGCATTCGTAGGATTTAGAAAACATGAAGCACTAAAACCTGTTGATAAAGAGCAGATTGAAGCGGAATTTGAAAAATCTTGTAGGGAAGATAAAAGTATGAGTAGCACCTTAAGAAGCTACTATGCGGATACTTGCCATATTGATTTTAAAGAAGGGAAGTTTGTAGAAACTCAATTTGCTGAGAATAGCCTAGATGGGGATTTTATAGCAAGTATTTCAAATAAAGAAGCAATGGCACAAAAATTGTGCGAGTTTATTTTAGACTATTTCAACAAGCATAAAGAATTAGCAGAAAAACTAAACGCTCATCTTGAAAACATTAAGAAATGA
- a CDS encoding DUF1524 domain-containing protein — MEYYRVDNPKFYPFIKYFWNIFCPKILAKVVQWLKDFSDEKEREKYTHSLGNLTLLAECKNNQAENKDF, encoded by the coding sequence ATGGAATATTATCGTGTAGATAATCCTAAATTTTATCCATTTATCAAGTATTTTTGGAACATATTTTGCCCCAAAATCCTAGCGAAAGTAGTCCAGTGGCTCAAAGATTTTAGTGATGAAAAAGAAAGAGAAAAATATACTCATTCTTTAGGCAACCTTACTCTTTTGGCAGAGTGCAAAAATAATCAAGCTGAGAATAAGGATTTTTAA